The genomic interval GATgcaatcaagaacaaaagtcCATGTAATTCTTGGGAACAGGGACAAATCTGTTCCACCGGAGTGTGGCAACAACATTAAGAAGAAATTCCCTGATGTGGAGGTTAACAACATTGCAAATGCTGGCCACCGCTCTGTCATCTTCACAAGAGAGAAAGATTTTGCTCAGAATTTGGTGCAGATTTGGGAAAATGCTGCATCTGATCAACATAATTATCAAGTTTGAAATTCaggggaaaaaggaaaaacctaGAATTTCCCAGAAGCATGAATGTACACTCAAGCCTCAAGCCTAAGTAGTTTTAAATGGTTGTACAATGAATTTGATGGAATATAGTTCATGTAAGTTCCAAAAAACCATATATATGTGaaacataataattaatgTGTTCAATGGATCAAAGAAGAATTTGATCTGTTGCTTGTAAAAGACGGAAAGAAATAGCTCAGAAATTGCACATTACTTCTATGCTCCACGTCGAGGCTATTATCAACATGTACGTGGAGCTTGCAAACCCCACCCCGCCTACGTAACCCATCCATCAACTGACCTGAATCCAAGTTGCTatgaaataagaacaaaagaaCGAAAGATAGAGTCATTTAAGCTATAAAAACAATGAAAGAGCGATCGCAAGTGCCTAAAAACTGCTGAAAATCGAAGCTTTATATAAGGCGAACAGGCACCCTAGTATTATCAATATTTACATGCAAGTGGGCATGCAATGCATTGATGTATGGTGGCTGAAAAAAAGGCAAATGAACCCGGAAATGAAATACCAATAATCAAAACGAACAGGTACACATACAGTTGATTTCATGTTGATATTAATGTATTTATGTCCGATTCGTAGTGATAATTTGACAAAATTTGTTAatgcaaataataataataaagaagcAAATGAAGATTTACATGAAAACCTGTAACCATGCGAGGTGAGAATCTTGCCCACTTATGGTCGACACAGAACAATATTTACAAACCTTAGCTGGATACCCAATAGCAGCTTCTGAATGCCAGATCTAAGTGTCTCCCATGTCCTCAAGGTGCCATTTACTATCACACTTAAACCATCATGTGATGACGACTCAATCCCTCAGACACCACCATAAAATTTATCCGCAATTAATGAACCAGGGTTCAAATTTTCGTCATTTCGATCAGCCCTGCTCGCCAGCATAAGCTCCACAATTGCAGGAACACATTCGAAATCAGATCTTTGCTGGTGTTTGTTAGCACCTTGGAACATGTTGTGCAGATGAAATGCTTTTAAGGGGACAAGTATATCATTGAAACTACCGCTCACCCTTTCATGATCCCGGTTCTATGCAATGTGCTTGTATCCACAGCAAGTTATGCTTTAATGAACTTTCTCACCAATATATACTTCTGGACAGAACCTGCAAAGGCTTGTATGAATCAAATTGCAACTTggttttttgaaaatttttttgctgAATAAAGCTGGAGTAATGCAGTAAAATTAAGGAAATTTTCTTTATGGAAACCAAGTTTTCCTCTCTGTTCTCATCTATCATAAAAAGTTGTAGACTTCTACCAAATTCAAACATAACAGAAAACCAACCTAGTAACttctataaaagaaaaaatgagacCAATAAATCAGGTTGAATGAAGAACAAAGTAGATTTAAGGAGGCTTTAACATCTATCATAAAGTGAGTCTGAAAACCTAATCGTTCTAAATAAAAGAGGAATCATTATCAATCTTTTCTGTTTAGATGTGATTGATCGCCTCATTGAATGTATTTTTCCTAACAAGATCATATGCTGGAATTAGGTTTATTAAAAAGTATAGATTTCTGTCTATGAAACAAATTTAGGTTACATGCGGGGAAAATATTAGCACCTACGATGCCTATTCCAAAAATAATACCAAATAATAATGTGCtatgttatttttaatattaattaaaaagtcttaatttaatatttaattttgtttctcttaatttttatttcttattttgttttttattttttaacgcAAACCCTTTATATTGAAAATCTTTCTAAATTCTCCCATACTTTTGACAGAGTTTTAGAAAATTTCTtcacttaaaaattttcaaaaaaattatcacTCATAACTTTTTTGAAATTCCATATCATTGGAggattttcataaatatatatttttaaactcaaattaaatGCCTATGATGCAAGCACAATAATATCATGTTATGATttctaattttgaaaatattttaattattatatcatTTATGTTTTAAGAATTAGAAATAAACCTGctagtaaaaaataattttttagattaCCCCAACACTTTCGACAAGGTTCCATAGctatttttgctttgaaaattttaaggaaattTTCTTTATGGAAATAAAGGTTTCCTCCTATTCTCATCTATTATAAAAAGTTGTAGACTTGTACCCAATTCAAACATAACTATATATTCATCTGAAATTTCAATCCAAGTGAGAGAGACAGAAGTATTTGACTTGTTGACTGCACTAAAGTTGCGATGTGTTTTGGCTCTAAATCCATgttctatttttcttaaaatgcGAGTGGTAGCATTGTGCAAATGAATCTATTGATCAACAAGCGACAACACATGACAGTAGCATCATAGTTGTCCATTTGTTACAAATCCTACATCTATACATCTATACTGTGAACAGAATACTATAGAAATCAATGGAACTCCATCATCTTTCAACAGTTTAATTCATACTCATGCATGTTACAGGTCCAACAAAATTCACAAGGAGTCAGCTATCCCAATATCCCTGTGAAACCATTTCTCAAGGTTACATAAATGAACGCTAAACTTGTCTCTATAATAGATTCACTGactaaaataaacaaatcttTTATCCTGGGACTTACAACTGAAATTTGCATCCAGCCCAGATTCTAGGGCAATTATTGTGGTGAGGGTTGCTTTGGTACATTAAACAAAACTACTCTACATATTTGTATAAAATACTTTCCTGCAAGCATTTGGACATAATATACATAGTTACATACCGAGCAAGCAACACAGGAAAGCCTAACATTAGGGGCAGTTAAATGAGTCAGATTCTGCTGTCTTCACAGTATTGTTCCTTAAAATGGTTGTGGCATTTTACGAGGTCCATAGTGGAGTCAGGGCTGCATTTATATTTGTGTTTCTAAATACGTCCCACattaaaatttagacatttaactatttggacatttattatttattaaaagctTCAGAtttataacttaaaaaaaaagtaaatgacTTAGATAATTTCCCAAAACCGGACAAATACAGCCCTTTACCCTATTTTCAAATGCCAACACATGAAGCATGGATCTTTATggagattttatttaatttatttaaaatacaaaatcttgaattgaattgaattgattaggcatattcaaatataatatatacacacattacttattaattttttattaaaaaaatcaaatccaatAAATTGATAATTCTTATGTTCAATCTTTATATGAAACACTCGGGAATAAAATCTTGAATATATTAAACCAATGGAAAagagaatatttttaaaattgcatAAGAAGAAAATTAGATCCAAACAAAATtcgaaatatttttaattattatcataaataaaTCTAGATGTAAAGCATGGAGcaaataaaatacaatataaaaatttaaaacataattgttttaagataaaataaaatattcaaactagttaaaattatgtaaatgttatatatatctatatatatgtatataaatcaattcattAAGCCAACAAGATCTATTAAATTGTTCGCTTCACTTAACAACTGTCCCACAAGTTTCATGCTGCcgtttaatgatttaattatttctaaaatcgatagacaaaaaatatataacaaataaatctatatatatttataaacaatatgGAGTATTATtggaaataaatataaatatatatatatatcattttagttttattattcattttactTGCTTAGTTTCGATATTATAGCATCCTCCatgaatgagaaaaatgtAGTCATCAAACGGCACAAGAGTNATTTATACGACTTCCATTTCCAATAGTATAAAAGGATGAATTTTCCCAAGATTCTGGAAACTCTTTCGACTCCATATTCTCCATAGCTAGGACGTGGCTTCAACATTCATCACTTATCTTCGGGTTGTCCGAAACCATTTTTACTTCTTGTCTTTCGACTTTTATATATGTTCTTCCTGTCCAATCCTCAAAATCCGCAAAGTTTTTTCAGTTGTCCACTTGTCTTACCACTTTCCTTCATTTAAGATCTTTTTTCCATCCATGTCGATTGCAAATTCAGTCGGAAAAGGGACAAGGAAATGTGGCACAGTCCTCCTTGATGCCGTTactttttttgtctttcttttcctcGACCTTCTTGATGCTATTCTTTGTGTGGTATACAAGTTTCTTGATGAGTTGTTTGAAGGTAAAGCCTCACCATGTTACTGTGTAAACAAGGGAGAGCAAAGTGGAGATTGTGGTGATGGAGAGAGGGATTTGTCAGAGACTTTGTATGGGAGGAAAAATGTATTCAGGGAAATGGGGTTTCTTggttttgcaagaaaatgggaacatagaaagaaaagagatggTTTTGTTGGTGGAGGAAGGTTGGTGAATAGGTGGTCTGATTGTGGATGTGAGTCTTGCGTTTCTTGGATGAAGAATGGTTGTCAGAAGCTTCATGTTGTTGTGAAAGAGCCACCACAAGGTAAATTTTAGGCAATGCAttcggttttttttttttaaatcattaattttgATGCCAGTCTTTTGGTTTGACAGTGGAAAGTGATGATTCAAGAGGAGAGTCAGCTGAAAATGTGATATTTTTACATGGGtacctttcttcttcctcGTTATGGACAGATACAGTTTTTAAGAATCTATCTGGACCGGTAAAGGGTCACTACAGACTTTTTGCTGTTGACCTTTTGGGATTTGGAAGAAGTCCAAAGCCAAGTGACAGTATGTATACTTTGAATGACCATGTAGAAATGATAGAAAAATCTTTAATCTCTCCATTTCAGTTGAATTCTTTCCATTTGGTAGCACATTCCATGGGTTGCATAGTTGCTGTGGCCCTAGCTGCAAAGTACTCAAAGTTTGTCAAATCAGTCACTCTTGTTGCACCTGTGAGTAGATGACATTAGCATTTAATTATTCAGTAGAAGTTAATAATCAGCCTTTTCCCGTACAAAATTTTCTACAACACCCAAGTCAATGTCAAAAAATGTTTCTGAAACATGTTAATTGCCAATAGCAGAACTAAGACAATAGCCAAGTGGTATTGAGTATTCGACTAATATGACTTCCATTGATTATTCAATCAACCAGTGTGTTTTTGTTCACTatgtttggatttaattgaAGTCACTTGAACCTCCCTTTTCTTAATTCTCTCTGTTTCATCTGTTTCCATTTATCTCACATTGAACATGTTCTGTGCATTCTAAATCTAGCCCTACTTCCCCTCTGCAAAAGATGGAACAAGTACTTTAATGGTGCTTGAAACACTTGCTGGGAAAAGACTGTGGCCACCATTAGCATTTGTTCAATCGGTTATGTCATGGTATGAGCATGTGGGCAGATGTTTTTGCTTCCTCTGTTGCCGGAACCATAGGATGTGGGAGAGGATTCTGAAGCTATTGACTCAAAGAAGGTAACAAATGAATCACTCTTTGTTGATCAATACACTCACAATTATATAGAAATGTACGCAGGCACACACGTATATGGATATGTACATTCAGCACAACAATTATGATAACTGCATGTTTTTGCACTGTTGGGGGCATCAATGACAAGCTTCTGCCTCATTAATTTTACCTTTCCAGAGAACTCGACTTCATGGCAGTAGACTTCACTAGGCATACCCATCATTCTGCTTGGCATAGCATGCATAATGTCATATGTGGAGGAGCAAAGTATATGCATGACTATCTGGAAATCTTGAATAGATCAAGAGCCAAGGTTCGTATCATCCATGGTGATCAGGACCCGGTTGTCCCATTGGACTGCAGCGTCAACATCAAGATGAACTTCCCAGCTGTAGAACTTAACATTATTCAGAATGCT from Theobroma cacao cultivar B97-61/B2 chromosome 5, Criollo_cocoa_genome_V2, whole genome shotgun sequence carries:
- the LOC108662016 gene encoding uncharacterized protein LOC108662016: MSIANSVGKGTRKCGTVLLDAVTFFVFLFLDLLDAILCVVYKFLDELFEGKASPCYCVNKGEQSGDCGDGERDLSETLYGRKNVFREMGFLGFARKWEHRKKRDGFVGGGRLVNRWSDCGCESCVSWMKNGCQKLHVVVKEPPQVESDDSRGESAENVIFLHGYLSSSSLWTDTVFKNLSGPVKGHYRLFAVDLLGFGRSPKPSDSMYTLNDHVEMIEKSLISPFQLNSFHLVAHSMGCIVAVALAAKYSKFVKSVTLVAPPYFPSAKDGTSTLMVLETLAGKRLWPPLAFVQSVMSWYEHVGRCFCFLCCRNHRMWERILKLLTQRRELDFMAVDFTRHTHHSAWHSMHNVICGGAKYMHDYLEILNRSRAKVRIIHGDQDPVVPLDCSVNIKMNFPAVELNIIQNADHATIILGRKKDFTENLECIWASSQM